The proteins below come from a single Miscanthus floridulus cultivar M001 chromosome 1, ASM1932011v1, whole genome shotgun sequence genomic window:
- the LOC136471971 gene encoding protein phosphatase 1 regulatory inhibitor subunit PPP1R8 homolog, with translation MYRGGLDRFKKAQTLEPFSVKESGTKNAAAAAGTAKAPPALLTLPQNSNFVPGQNHQSPQGTSSRVAGQDGVAPGHVGTQVGGGQSTWQPPDWAIEPRPGVYYLDVVKDGEVIDRINLDNRRHLFGRQVPACDFVLDHQSVSRQHAAVIPHRNGSIYVIDLGSVHGSFVANERLTKDNPVELEVGQSLRFAASTRTYILRKNTAVLFATPSLPSDVSLPSPPDPNDEDAVVAYNTVLNRYGISKSDILSSSKDSSGGASGANDDKHAVERPLKRSKKRRVSFRDQVGGELIQVVGISDGADVGTEPGPIGVKEGSLVGKYESLVQVTVIPKGKEQASPKEYTSTSKSGVTDKLQEVLKKVKSTTRPGIYDDLYGDSVPAKVGSSWAYKSDDLSDKAQPVEEKTHSMNLNINSADDSDDLFGDS, from the exons ATGTACCGTGGGGGCCTTGACCGCTTCAAGAAGGCACAGACCTTGGAGCCCTTCTCAGTGAAGGAGTCAGGCACCAAGAacgcagctgcagctgcaggaacaGCTAAAGCACCACCGGCTCTGCTCACACTGCCACAGAATTCTAATTTTGTGCCGGGTCAGAATCACCAAAGTCCGCAAGGCACCAGCTCAAGGGTGGCTGGGCAAGATGGTGTTGCTCCTGGCCATGTTGGGACACAGGTTGGTGGAGGGCAGTCGACGTGGCAACCTCCGGACTGGGCGATTGAGCCGCGCCCTGGTGTCTACTATCTTGATGTGGTGAAAGATGGGGAGGTCATTGACAGGATCAATCTGGACAACAGGAGGCATCTATTCGGGAGGCAGGTTCCTGCTTGTGACTTCGTGTTGGACCATCAGTCTGTGTCGCGTCAGCATGCTGCTGTTATTCCACACAGGAATGGAAG CATCTATGTTATCGacttgggatcagttcatggCTCGTTTGTTGCGAATGAGAGATTAACAAAAGACAACCCTGTTGAACTTGAGGTTGGACAGTCACTTCGCTTTGCTGCATCAACCAGAACCTATATCCTGCGAAAGAACACAGCTGTTCTATTCGCAACTCCTAGCCTTCCATCAGATGTCAGTTTGCCATCTCCTCCAGATCCCAATGATGAAGATGCTGTTGTGGCATACAATACAGTACTTAACCGCTATGGTATTAGTAAATCTGACATATTATCCAGTTCCAAAGATTCTTCAGGAGGTGCCTCTGGTGCAAATGATGATAAACATGCAGTTGAAAGGCCCTTGAAGAGAAGTAAAAAACGCAGAGTGTCATTTAGAGATCAGGTTGGAGGAGAACTTATCCAAGTGGTTGGGATTTCAGATGGTGCAGATGTTGGAACTGAACCGGGCCCTATAGGTGTGAAGGAAGGCAGTCTTGTTGGGAAGTATGAATCTCTTGTACAGGTTACTGTCATACCGAAGGGAAAGGAGCAAGCATCACCAAAAGAATATACCTCTACCTCAAAGAGTGGGGTAACGGATAAGCTACAAGAGGTGCTTAAAAAAGTAAAGAGCACAACACGACCTGGAATTTACGATGACCTTTATGGGGATTCTGTTCCAGCAAAAGTGGGCTCATCTTGGGCATACAAATCAGATGATCTGTCAGATAAAGCCCAACCTGTTGAGGAGAAGACACATAGCATGAATTTAAACATTAATTCAGCCGATGACAGTGATGACTTGTTTGGTGACTCGTGA
- the LOC136536190 gene encoding zealexin A1 synthase-like has translation MDIRILYIVAFVFLAILLKLIRSYVTSSRTKPQPPSALRLPPGPWQLPLVGSLHHLLLSRFSDLPHRALREMSGTYGSLMMLRFGSVPTLVVSSSEAAREVMRTHDLAFCNRHLGVTLETISCGGKDIICSPYNAHWRELRKLCTLEIFSQRRVLSFRPVREAEVARLLRSISDESGGGQQPVNLTEGICRMINDVAARTVVGNRCEYRDEYIHELDEVVRLAGGFNLADLYPSSRLVRRFSAAAKDARRCQRNMYRIIQSIIQEREAMPTPERDEDLLGVLLRLQREGGLQFALTNEIVSTVIFDIFSAGSETSSTVLVWAMSELVKNPQVMDKAQSEVRETFRGQDKVTESDLVKIRYLQLVIKETLRLHAPVPLLLPRECRESCQVMGYDVPKGTKVFVNAWAIARDKRLWRDGEEFRPERFESSNIDFRGNDFEFTPFGAGRRMCPGIALGLANLELALASLLYHFDWDMPNGARLEELDMAEAFGITLKKKSMLWLKANPYNNFIPN, from the exons ATGGACATCAGGATCCTGTATATTGTGGCCTTCGTCTTCCTCGCCATCCTTCTCAAGCTCATCCGGAGCTACGTCACATCATCGCGCACGAAGCCACAGCCACCATCAGCGCTTCGGCTGCCACCAGGGCCATGGCAGCTGCCGCTCGTCGGAAGCCTGCACCACCTCCTCCTGTCGCGCTTCAGCGACCTGCCTCACCGGGCGCTGCGCGAGATGTCCGGCACCTACGGGTCCCTCATGATGCTCCGTTTCGGCTCCGTGCCCACGCTGGTGGTCTCCTCCTCCGAGGCTGCCAGGGAGGTGATGAGGACCCACGACCTCGCCTTCTGCAACCGCCACCTGGGCGTCACCCTCGAGACCATCAGCTGCGGCGGCAAGGACATCATCTGCTCCCCCTACAACGCCCACTGGCGTGAGCTCCGCAAGCTGTGCACGCTCGAGATCTTCAGCCAGCGGCGCGTGCTCTCGTTCCGGCCCGTCCGGGAAGCTGAGGTGGCGCGCCTCCTCCGCTCCATCTCCGACGAGAGCGGCGGTGGCCAGCAGCCCGTCAACCTCACCGAAGGGATCTGCCGCATGATAAACGACGTCGCCGCGCGCACGGTCGTCGGCAACCGGTGTGAGTACCGGGATGAATACATACACGAGCTGGATGAAGTGGTGCGGCTGGCCGGTGGGTTCAACCTGGCGGACCTGTACCCGTCCTCGCGGCTGGTACGCAGGTTCAGCGCCGCCGCGAAGGACGcgaggaggtgccagaggaacaTGTACCGCATCATCCAGAGCATCATCCAGGAGCGTGAAGCCATGCCGACGCCAGAGCGAGACGAGgacctcctcggcgtcctcctgAGGCTGCAGAGagaaggtggcctgcagtttgcTCTCACCAACGAGATAGTCAGCACCGTCATTTTC GATATTTTTTCTGCTGGGAGTGAAACGTCATCAACCGTTCTGGTATGGGCAATGTCGGAGCTTGTTAAGAATCCGCAAGTCATGGATAAGGCCCAGTCAGAGGTGAGGGAGACCTTCAGAGGACAAGACAAGGTAACTGAAAGTGATTTGGTCAAGATAAGATATCTACAGCTGGTGATCAAGGAGACTTTACGGCTACATGCTCCAGTACCACTCTTGCTCCCTCGAGAATGTCGCGAGTCATGTCAGGTTATGGGTTACGATGTGCCAAAGGGGACCAAGGTGTTCGTGAATGCTTGGGCAATAGCAAGGGACAAGAGATTGTGGCGTGATGGAGAGGAATTCAGGCCAGAAAGATTTGAAAGTAGCAATATCGATTTCAGGGGAAATGATTTCGAGTTCACACCATTCGGGGCAGGCAGGAGAATGTGCCCTGGCATCGCGCTTGGACTGGCCAACCTAGAGCTGGCGCTTGCTAGCCTTCTTTACCATTTTGATTGGGATATGCCCAATGGCGCCAGGTTGGAAGAACTTGATATGGCAGAGGCCTTTGGTATAACATTAAAAAAGAAGTCCATGCTCTGGCTTAAGGCCAACCCTTACAATAATTTTATACCAAATTAA